A stretch of Nitrospirota bacterium DNA encodes these proteins:
- a CDS encoding CBS domain-containing protein, protein MPTNKKAVKKSKTVTKKEFDEMMVDQVMEKLVQSARLKTKGDVIASLMIEGFGAVPVVDAKDKLLGIVSEHDLLAALDDGHKLGVIAAGDIMTYNPYSVRPETTLPTLIHVFRASDLVRVPVVDAKDRLVGIIARRDVLRAYLAAGVAGR, encoded by the coding sequence ATGCCGACGAACAAGAAAGCTGTAAAAAAATCCAAGACCGTTACGAAGAAAGAGTTTGACGAGATGATGGTCGATCAGGTGATGGAGAAACTGGTGCAGTCTGCTCGTCTCAAGACCAAGGGCGATGTCATCGCGTCACTCATGATCGAGGGCTTTGGAGCGGTGCCGGTGGTGGACGCCAAAGACAAACTCCTGGGCATCGTCAGCGAACATGATTTGCTGGCTGCCTTGGATGATGGGCACAAGCTTGGCGTCATCGCTGCGGGCGACATCATGACGTACAACCCGTACTCGGTCCGCCCAGAAACGACGCTTCCGACATTGATTCACGTCTTTAGAGCCAGCGATTTGGTTCGCGTACCGGTGGTGGACGCGAAAGACAGGCTTGTCGGCATCATCGCCAGGAGGGATGTGCTACGCGCATACCTAGCTGCCGGAGTGGCAGGACGCTGA
- a CDS encoding carboxypeptidase-like regulatory domain-containing protein, whose product MRQILIPAFVLLSSLCVGVSFADDPVPRIGESGESLELEFQVNGQRSKGSLPLYRAEAVRYFSAGVGIEERSAEYPPFSLKLVFTAGGKPFLAGVAVTIQPAKGGPAINIPQEHVNGPWLFVDLPAGTYRVTAIHAARTQGLKGIKLEAGKTKTVHLRWSEDRVSTAPSRVAVGQ is encoded by the coding sequence ATGAGACAGATTCTCATTCCAGCGTTTGTGCTGTTGAGCAGCCTTTGTGTGGGCGTGAGCTTCGCCGACGATCCGGTTCCCCGAATCGGGGAGTCCGGCGAGTCTCTTGAGTTGGAATTTCAGGTGAACGGTCAGCGGTCCAAAGGCTCGCTTCCGCTCTACCGGGCAGAGGCGGTTCGCTATTTCAGCGCCGGAGTGGGGATCGAGGAACGCAGCGCCGAGTATCCTCCATTCTCGCTGAAGCTCGTGTTCACCGCGGGAGGAAAGCCCTTTCTGGCCGGAGTTGCGGTCACCATTCAGCCGGCAAAAGGCGGCCCTGCGATCAACATTCCCCAGGAGCATGTGAACGGACCATGGTTATTCGTCGATCTTCCAGCCGGCACCTATCGCGTAACGGCAATCCACGCGGCTCGGACGCAGGGTCTCAAGGGGATAAAGTTGGAAGCAGGAAAAACGAAGACGGTGCATCTCCGCTGGTCTGAGGATCGGGTGAGCACGGCACCGTCCAGAGTAGCGGTCGGTCAATGA
- a CDS encoding universal stress protein, whose translation MRILCAVDGSECSQWGVRALEALAGREPEEVTLLHVVDPSALQAGKGTNAVAEKRAMAAMEKAGGILLREAERSARVALGQAATGPRTTFHRTLAHGPLAQTIVRQARRVKADLILIGSRGLSDIRGFLLGSISRQVASIARCSVFVVKQPIPQLRRVTLAVDDSKHSRAAARFLRSRLLPDSATTTILSSAERPVTDLAVRYLSKAQVAELERPVLERATKLVAALRDEFLKEGFAVETDVQMDHVIDTIVKQVEATHADLLVIGSRDLTKSERLHLGSVSESLLRHAPCSVLIVRGTRG comes from the coding sequence ATGCGTATTCTCTGTGCCGTGGATGGGTCTGAATGCTCACAGTGGGGAGTCCGAGCACTCGAAGCGCTCGCCGGTCGTGAGCCGGAGGAGGTGACGCTGCTTCACGTGGTCGATCCGTCGGCCCTCCAAGCCGGAAAAGGCACGAATGCCGTGGCAGAGAAACGCGCCATGGCCGCGATGGAGAAAGCCGGTGGTATCCTGCTCCGCGAAGCGGAGCGATCGGCTCGCGTCGCCCTCGGACAGGCCGCAACCGGCCCCCGCACCACATTCCACCGCACCTTAGCCCATGGCCCTCTTGCTCAAACAATCGTGCGACAGGCGCGGCGTGTGAAGGCCGATCTCATCCTCATCGGATCCCGCGGGTTGAGCGACATTCGAGGATTCTTACTGGGAAGCATCTCCCGGCAAGTCGCGTCGATCGCCCGATGTTCCGTCTTCGTCGTGAAACAGCCGATCCCGCAGTTGAGGCGGGTGACCCTCGCGGTCGATGACTCGAAGCATTCCCGAGCCGCCGCTCGATTTCTTCGATCCCGCCTGCTTCCGGATTCCGCGACGACCACCATCCTCTCCTCGGCCGAGAGACCGGTGACCGACTTGGCGGTTCGCTATTTATCCAAAGCCCAAGTCGCCGAACTGGAGAGACCGGTCCTCGAACGCGCCACGAAACTGGTCGCAGCATTGCGGGATGAGTTCCTGAAAGAAGGCTTCGCCGTCGAGACGGACGTGCAGATGGACCACGTCATCGACACCATCGTCAAACAGGTGGAGGCTACGCATGCCGACCTCCTCGTGATCGGGTCGCGCGACCTCACCAAGAGCGAACGGCTCCATCTGGGCAGCGTCTCGGAAAGCCTTCTGAGACATGCCCCCTGTTCCGTGTTGATCGTGAGGGGTACGCGTGGCTGA